From the genome of Methylocystis echinoides:
CTCGCCTGGCTTCTCGACTCTCTTCCCGGCGCGCGCGGGAAGGCCGAGCGCGGCGAGGCGCTGTTCGGAACCATGGACAGCTGGCTCATTTGGAACATGACGGGCGGCCGTCATGTCACCGACGCCACAAACGCGTCGCGCACGCAGCTCATGAATCTCTCGACGCTCGACTGGGACGACGAATTGCTGACGCTCTTCGACATCCCGCGCGCCTGCCTGCCCGAAATCCGCTCTTCGAGCGAGCTTTACGGCGTCTGTCGCGATCCGCTCGCGGGCGTCCCGCTCGCCGGCGCGCTCGGCGATCAGCACGCCGCTTTGCTCGGGCAGGCCTGCGTCAGAGCGGGCGACGCCAAGAACACCTATGGCACGGGCTGCTTTCTGTTGATGAACACGGGCGAGACGCCGCGCCCTTCGCAAAGCGGCCTGCTCACGACGCTCGGCTACAAGCTCGGCGCCGCGCCGGCCGTCTATGCGCTCGAAGGCTCGATCGCCATCGCCGGCGCGCTGATTCAATGGCTGCGCGACAATCTCGGGCTTATCGAAAAAAGCGCCGACGTAGAGGCGCTGGCGCGGTCGGTCCCCGATAATGGCGACGTCTATTTCGTGCCCGCTTTTTCGGGGCTCTACGCGCCGCGCTGGCGTGGCGACGCGCGGGGGATCATCGCCGGGCTGACAAGATTTTCCAACAAGGGCCACATCGCCCGCGCCGCTCTGGAGGCGGCTGCGTATCAGACGCGCGAGGTGATGGCCGCCATGAGCGCCGATTCCGGCGTCGCGCTCTCCGAACTCAAGGTCGACGGCGGCATGGCGGCGAACGACCTGCTGATGCAGTTCCAGGCCGACATTCTGGGCGCCCCGGTGGTGCGGCCGCACCATCTCGAAACCACCGCCCTCGGCGCCGCCTACGCCGCCGGGCTCGCGGTTGGGTTCTTCAAAGGCGTCGACGACATCGCCGCCCATTGGCGGGCGGAGCGCCGCTTCGAGCCCGGCATGGGGGACGTGGAGCGCGCCCGGCTGGTGGCGTCGTGGGAGAAGGCCGTCGAGAGGTCGCTCGGCTGGTCAGCGTGAAGCGGCCGTTTCAGTCGAAATCGACTGTGAGGCCGTGCTTGGCCAGTTCCTTTTCGACCGCGTCCAATATTTGTTGCAGTTCGACGATGTCGATTTCTTTGTCCTGGTCAGGGGCGTCCCAGTGATCGATCTCATCGAGCCGCACGACGAAATCGGTTTCGTCGCCCGACTCCGCGTCGGGGGCTTCGGCGTGGATCGTCAGCGTGCGGCTGTCGTGGCGCACCCTGATCGCGCCCTCTGTCATCTCGACCTTGATCTTCATCCGCGCCATCGTCGCTCCTCCCGCAGCCCCAGTCTAAAGCAGCCCCGCCGCCGCCGCCGCCTTGCGCATCAGCGTCGGCAGGCCTTCCTTATCGAGATCGCTTAGCGCCGCCCAGCGGCCGGCGGAGCCGAGCGGCCGCGGCGATGTCGTCCTCGCCACGAAGACCGTGGCGCTCAACGCAAAATGGGTAAACACATGAGCGACGGATTCGGGCAGCGCCCGCCAGGCCGCGGGGCAGGGCGCGAAGCCGAGCCAGTCGTCGGGAGGCACGTCGCGGTCGAAGGGGGTCGCCGGGAATGCGCTCATGCCGCCAAGAAGCCCCTTGGGCGGGCGGCGGGCGAGAAGCGCGAAATCGCCGCGCTGCAGGACAAAAATGGCGCCGCGCCGCTTCGGCTTTTCGGCTTTCTTACCCTTGATCGGATATGCCTCCGCCACGCCGCACCGATAGGCGACGCAGTCGGCGGCGAGCGGGCAGGCGCCGCAATTCGGCGCGCGCGGCGTGCAGACCGTGGCGCCGAGGTCCATCAGCGCCTGCGCGAAATCTCCCGCCCGTGCGGCGGGAAGCATCTCCTCGACTTTTTCGCGCACGAGCGGCTTCGCCTGCCGCAAAGGGGCGGCGATGGCGTGGAGCCGCGCCATCACCCGCTCGACATTGCCGTCGATCGCCGCTGAGGGCGCGTCAAAGGCGATCGCCGCGATCGCTCCCGCCGTATAAGGCCCGACGCCGGGCAAGCCCCTGAGCGCGGCTTCGCTTTGAGGAAAGCGGCCGCCCAGCTCGCGGGCGACACGGCCCGCGCAGGCGTGAAGATTGCGGGCGCGGGCGTAATAGCCGAGACCCGCCCAGGCCGCGAGCACATCCTCCAGCGGCGCCGCCGCCAGCGCCTCGACCGTGGGCCATCGCGCCAGAAAGGCTTCGTAATAGCCCCTGACCGTCGCGACAGTGGTCTGTTGCAGCATGATTTCGGAAAGCCAGACCGCGTAAGGGTCCGCGCGCTCACCGGGCCCCGCCCGCCACGGCAGATCGCGCCGGTGGGCGTCGTACCAGGCGAGGAGCGCGGCGGCGCGCTTTCTCGGGGTTTGGAAAGGCTCTATCATCGCCGCAGCAATAGGCGGCGCGCCGGCGCCAAGGCAAGGGAAGGGAACCGCATGGGCGCCCCGCCGCGCGGGAAAAAACCAATCACCCGTTCGCTCGCCGAATATGTGCAACGGCAGATCGACCCCCTCGCGGCGCGGCAAGGCTTTGGGGAAGCGTCCCTGCTGATCCGGTGGCGGGAGATCGTCGGCGCCCGCGTCGCCAATCTATGTTCGCCCGAGCGGCTGCAATGGCCTGCTCGCGGCCGCAAGGCGGCGCCGGGGCGGCCGCAGGAGCCTGCGACCCTCGTCCTGCGGGTCGAGCCCGGCTTCGGCCTCGAAATTCAGCATATGGCGCCGGCGATTCTGGATCGCGTGAACGCCCATCTGGGCTGGCGGTGCGTCGACCGTGTGGCGCTGCGTCAACAGGCGCTGGACATTCGGGCGTCCGCACCGCCGGCGCGCCCCGCCCCGCCCGACCCCGCCCGGCGCGCAGCCGCCGAAGCCGCGACCGAGGGCGTGACCGAACCGGCGCTGCGGGCGGCGCTGGTGAAGCTCGGCGAACGAGCCTTGGCCGGTAAGCGAAAGGACGACCGGCCATAGAAAGGCGGGAAAGCCAGCGGCGCGGAACCCTGCGTCAGAACGCTTGCAATCCAGACCGCTTGCGAATAGTTTCGCGCCGCGTCGGGCCGCCATAGCTCAGTTGGTTAGAGCACCAGATTGTGGATCTGGGGGTCCCCCGTTCGAGCCGGGGTGGCGGTACCATTTTCTCTACAACTTTCGATGTACAGGCGCGCACTCGGATGCACTCTCGCGCAACCGGGAGACGCAAGCGCGGCCATTCGCGCGAGAGCGTGAAGCGCGAGCGTAGCCGCGTGGTTACCGCGCGGTTACAAGTTCGAAAAACGAGGACGGGCTGGGCCAGCTTTGCGCAGGTCCCCACCTATATGCAGGCAGCGGCCAGGGTAGACGCAAGCTCCCAGGAGGCCGATCACAGCACCAACGGCGCCCTGCCTCGCGTCCCAGTGGGAGTAGGCAGAGACCGTGCCAGGGCGTGAAGACGAGATGTTCGCACTCGGTGCTTTGCAGCGGCGTATCGAAATCCTGCTGACGAATGGTGATGGTCGCGACATTCTGATAGGCCGCCAATCCGTCGCCTTTCGGCTTCCATTCATCATTAGCGCTTTTGTTTCGTCCGGCCGAATGATCGCCGTCGCGTTAGAGTAACGCACCCAGGCCTTGTAACTCTTGCCCGGCGTCGCAAAGAGACCGACGCGATATTTCTCGGGGAGTCGGCGTTGACCGTGTAGTCCGCCTTGACGCAGCCATGCGCTTTGGGATGCACCGCGCGCCGCGCCATAGTCTCGCCAGTCGCGTCGCCGTAGCGCCGTGCGAGCAGCTTGTGCGTGAGATCGACCATCTCGTCAATCTCTTGCGTTTCGCCCTGTGGAACAGCTTCAAACTTGGTCACGCCCACGTCGGCGGCCCGGGTGACACAGATGGGGAGCGCCATGATTACTGCAAAAAGAATCTTTCTTCTTCATTCCGACACTCCCCAGAAAGCCGCACCAAACCGAAGGCGCGTGAACACGTGTCTTTACGAGGGGCAGAGGCCAACCCGCGAGGCGCAATATGAGCCAGGCTGTTCGATTACTGCCGCCCGCTCAGCATTTGCGACGCGCGCAACATTGAGACCATAAGTTTGGCCCGAGCGCCCATAGTGGCCTGCTCTCACTCGTCAGAAATCTCTCTTTCAGAACTGCACCGCCGCGCATCAGCAGTCTGTACCGTCAGCCGCGCCACCAATCGGGTTCCCGCCTCCATACTCAAGTTTGCAAGTCCGACGAAGACCGGCGCTTGGGGCTCCGCCTTGAATTGTCCGGCTTGGCTGATGTTCGAACTGCTAGAGCGACTCCGGGACTGGATTTCCAGTCGATAATCCCCGCTCGTTGCCCTGGCGCTAACAATGCGGCCGCGAAGGGACACGCTGCCTTTTTGATTCTCCACATCTATATTGCATTGAATTGCGGGCGCGTCGCCTAAGGCCATCAACCATCTCCATATCATCGAGATAAGAAGCGAGTCGGCAATGACGTTTCTGGTCGGAGCATAATGCCAGCACAGGGTCGCGGCTTCAGACTATGCCCTGAGGCGAGCGTCACCTGCAAGCTCGCTTTCGGGCCGCTTCATTCGGCGACGTTTCGCCCCATCTCCGCTCAGCTTGCCAGCCGACTAACGAAGAGCGACGATAACCGCCAATTGACAAGGTTGCCTCTTTGTCGACGAAAACGGCCTGAGTGCACTGGCTAGCGCTCGGGCCGAATTCTTATCTGGGCTCACGATGGCTGTGAGACGCGTGCCGGCCCTTCTGGCCGGCTTCCGACGCGAGCGTGTAGTTCCCGAGAAGCTGCGCTTGCAGGGGTCTACGCTCTGCCCACCCTTTTGCCTTGCGCGCGCAGCAAGTTCGGGGTTCTGGGGAAAACTTCGCTTCTCGTCTGGACGCTCTGACGCCGCCAACAAAAGCGGACGCCCCGCTTCTCCATTCGCCAGAATCGTCGGAGGACGGAGTGGACTTTTTGGCAGATTTTTGGTGGTCGAGCGCGCAACTTTCGCGTTCACAGGAGACCCTGCGAAAGCCGTCGAAATTACGCCTCATCCAGATGCGATTGCACGCCGCGTTCCCATTCGAGAACGAGGCCCTTTGTGAAGCGCTTAATCAAATTCCTTTGCACTGCAGCGATCGTCGTAGCGATGGGCGTCGGTCAGTCTAAGCCGGGAGTTGCAGGTGGCCACGGTGGTGGCGGAGGCGGCGGAGGCTTTGGTGGTCCTCATGGTGGAGGCGGCGGGTTTCCTGGCTTCTCTGGCGGAAGAGGAGGCTTCGGTGGCCCCCATGGCGGCGGCCTTGGCGGCTTGCTTGGCGGTTTCGGAGGGAGGGGGGGCCCCCATGGCGGCGGGGGCTTTGGTGGCCCTCATGGTGGAGGCGGCGGGTTTCCTGGCTTCTCTGGCGGAAGAGGAGGCTTCGGTGGCCCCCATGGCGGCGGCCTTGGCGGCTTGCTTGGTGGTTTCGGAGGGAGGGGCGGCGGGTTCGGTGGCCCCCATGGCGGCGGAGGCTTTGGTGGCTCTCATGGCGGCGGCGGCGGGTTTCCTGGCTTCTCTGGCGGAAGAGGGGGCTTCGGCGGCCCCCATGGCCGCGGCTTTGGTGACTTTGGAGGTGGCGGCTGGGGAGGAGGAAGGCGCGCAGGCGGTTACTCCGGCGGCCTAAGCGCTAGGGGTCTTGCCGGCCTTCATGGCGGTTTGGGCCCGAGTCGCGCTGGCTTCCTGGGGAGCGGCGGGTTCGGTGGCTGGGCAGGAGGCCACGGCGGTTTGGCGCGCCTGGCCGGTTACGGCGGCTGGAATGGTTTTCGCAGCGGTTGGGACCATGGTGGCTGGGGCGGTTGGTCGGTAGGCTGGGGTGGCCGTGATGGTTGGGGTGGCTACGGCTGGCGCGGCTGGAATAGTATCGATGGTTGGGGCGGTTACGCTGGTTGGGCTGTTTGGCCTGGCGCTTGGGGCTGGGGTGGTTGGCCGTATAGTTGGGTTGCCTACGATGGGTGGGTGGCTTGGCCTGGCTTTTGGAGTGGGCCCTGGGGCGGCTGGCCAATCGCATATGACGCCTGGGGTGTCTGGCCTGGCATTTGGGGCTGGGATTTATGGCCTCTTTGGGCCGGTCTGACCCTGGCCAGCGCCTATGCGTGGGACGTGGCCTATGCACCCTATGCATATCCCGTTCCCGCCTATGAGTATCCTCTCTATGGTTTTGGGTATCCCCTGGCTGACTATCCCGAGCCTGCTTTCGACTCCCCGGCATCCTACGCAGTTTACGGAGTGCCGCTTTGGTAAGGTTTCAGCATGGTCGCTGAAAGAACGCCGTATGCGGCCCCTCTCGGCCGCCGATCTCACAAGAGGAACAACAGCAGGATGAACAAGTTCACAGTTGCCTCAGTGGCTTTAGCCATCAGCATGGCTTTTTGCACGATCAGTGCACAAGCACGCGGGGCGAGATCAAGTAATCAAGATTCTGCCGACCAAGGCGCGACGTGCCGCATGAACGAACACGTCGACGGTCAACTCGGCTTTATACAAGCGGAGCTTAAAATATCAGAGGCGCAGGTCCCCCAGTGGAATGTCTTCGCTGGCGCATTCCGCGCGGATAAAGAAAAGCAAGCTCAGCTTTGCGCAGCGGCGCAAGAACAGGCCCGTTCAATGGCGACTGCCCCTCTTCCCGCTTCAATGGGGATCATGGCTGATCGTTTGACGGCGCGGTTGGACTCCGTACGGGCGATGCAGGCGGCGATCGCGCCACTCTACGCCATTTTGACTCCAGAACAGAAGAAAAAGGCTGACGAAATCATGAAAGGCGTCTCAGGAATGTGATGCTGATTAATAGAGTGGGGTGAACTCCATCCTCACCGTGTCCTCCCAAGGAAGTTCCCATTTACGATGCGATGATTCAGCGCGCCGTCGACTTGTTAGAGAGCGGAACTCTATTGGATGCGGCTAAGTCGCCGATATGGCTGGCGAAGCAGTCGCTATATGCGTTACGCCCCCTGCGATGGATATTGAAAGCGTCTCCTTTCGATACTGCCCGGGCGTGGCCGCATCGAGTGATAGCGCACTGACAACGCAAGTCTCCCTCTCTCGATCGAAGTTTGCTTTACGAGCTTATTTCACGTTTCGAGCCAAGGTGCGTTGAGCCGACAGCGTCATCTAAAATCCACTTTCCCCCGAGCCAGAAGTCCAATTGCTCCGGCCAACACATGAGTCCATTGTTTGGCGCGAAGGTTAGTTCACCTAAAAATGGCCGCTCTGCATGATCCAGAAGAAAGTCAACTCTCACATATCGAAATTGACTGCCGATGCATGACGCGAGGTGCTTTAGGGTCCGTTTGGTTTCGAAGGCAAATGAAATATCCAACCTGGGCGCCTCGCTGCACTGAGGAAGGGGAACGAAGTCGGAATCAAGCCAGAGTGATTTTTCCACGGTTCCCGAGCGGCTTTTCTTACACGCCGTAATCATGTGCACGGTCCCATGGAAAACATGAAACATGACTGCAACTGAATTCTCCTCGTCGCAAACCGATTCTTCGAGGAAGATTTCTTTTTTGAAGCAGCTATACCACCATTCCCCGTGTTGAAGCCCGTAGGCGCTCTCTAGCCATTTCTTAGTACATTCCTCTGCCGCCGACCGATCTTGGTCCGACAAAGGGTAGGATAGTCGTTTGACAAAGCCGCTGCCGTGATTAGCCTTCAAATAATAATCGCCGGCTGCAACTTCACCATTGTTGGGCAATTGAAAGAAAGCCGAACGCCAAACCACTGTCGGGCACGAAATCGCGCCCTCAAGTTCTGGAGGTATGAACTTTTCCGTTGAGAGCTTATCCCCGCTTTCCGGCACGCGTAACTCGGAGAAAAACTTCGCCCAAGTGATTTTTTCATTCAGGCGCTGTGGGGTCATGAGCTTTGGATAGACGCCATGGTACAATTTGTAGTCGTAGATGGCTTTTGCGATTGCATCTATGAGATCGCGCCTCGCATAAAAATTGATTCCGCGCGAATAGCCAGCCCGGGGCGGTTTCTTGAAAATTGATCCAGGCTGCCTTTCCAAGCGCCTAACCAAACGCTGTGAAGTGATCTTGGCGTAACGCTTTCGGATGAAATCCTGCCCGACCTGTCCCGTCTTCAGCAGGGGCGCGGGTAAAAATGCTTTCAAAAAGACTCTGATGCCCGCGTTCATGTGAACCTGTATTTTTGGAGATTGAAACGGTCAAAGCTTTTCTTCATTCACAACTCTCATAGAAGTTTAGGCCTCACTGAAGGCCTTGGAGCGCATATGGTGAGTTTGGCTGTCGCTCGATTTGCTTGGCTACATTCCGGGCAAGCGGCGCGGCGCACCCCCGAGGTTGTTTCTTGCATTTCAGCTAGAGGGCTTGACCCCACGAAAGAAAAGCAACTCCCATGGCATGACTATCTTGTCTCTATCTCTTTTCAAGCCGAACTGTGTAGCCAGAATTTCAATTAAAACATCATGCGTCAGTCCTTCAAGGTCAAATAGTCTGGTTACGTAGAAGAAAACGGCATCATACGAATCGAATATCCAGTCACAATTAAGAAGTTCGCTTGACGTTTGCTCGAAGCCGACATCATCCAGTGTCGTCAGAAAGTCCCTTTCGACATATGCTCCGACATGGCCAGTCTTGCTATACGTATTCACAAACTCGTCAAGAAAAGTATGGACTTTGGAGTTGCGCTGCACTTCTCCAAAAGCAAGTACTCCGTTTGCCCGCAAAACGCGAAACGCGCCATCGACGTAGGCTCTCTTTTCTTCTTCGCCGGCATGATGTATCGGCACGATGGAGAGCACCGCGTCGAACCGATCGTTTTCAAAATTTGCAAGAGTCCAGTTTGTCAGATCGATATGTCCAGCATCCGCGGATTTCACCTCCATCATGTCGGCTCTAACTACCTTCGTTTTGGGCAGGAGCCGTTCGATGATGCGGCCCTCCGCTGGCGCCTCCAGAACAGATTCTGGACGTCGCAGGTCGGCGAAGTTCACGAGAGCTTCGAATTCACGCGCACGAATCGTAGGAAATTGAGTGGCAAGCCTTATGTAGTCACCGATGTGCGTAGCAAATCGAGAGCCATAGGGTGTGAAATTCGTTTCGTTTGCGCCCATATGGATTTTGCCTTCGATTCTTGGAATTCATGTTTAGCCAAAAGCCCCCGAACACGGCTTTTGGCAGATGGAACGTCCCAAGAATTTAGAATATAGGTATTTTTGAGGCTTTGGGGTGCGGCCATGCTCTGGACGATTTAAACATGCCTTCCCCTGGGCGGGGGTCGAGCTGCCCCCTAAGCGTCATTGGGCCAGTTCCTTCGGATTGAGAAAGGCGGACGACTGGGGTAAGTCTTCAAATCGGACCGCGATTGGTCTTCCCCACACGCGCAGATGCTTCCGATGGACATCGTCAAAACCGACTCAATCCTCCCCGATACTACCTTGATCACAGTCTGCACAGCTGGATATTTGCCCTTTATCTTGAATTTGCATGCATCTCTCGAGCAAATCGGATTGGGTGGCGAACTCGTCGTTTACACGCCTGATCCCTCCGTGCAGCAAATGTTATCGGCTAGGGGAATTCGGGCAGAGGTCTTCGGGCGTAATTCCTATAACAAATGGACAAATTTCGGCGAAAGCGGATGGTGCGAAACGATGGCGTACAAGTACGCCGTGGCGGCTGAAATATTGAAAACCGGTAAGAAAGTTTTTTTTGTTGATGGCGATATTGTCTTCTTACGAAATCCTGGCGAACATCTCAAATTGATCTTGGAGACCACCACAGCTCCGCTCATTATGCAATTTGAAAGTCCGAAAGGCGTGTACTGTGCAGGATTTTGGCTCGCCAGGCCTGACCCGGTAGTTTTGGAGCTCTTTCGAGATATCCAATCGCACCTCGTCGAGATCAAAACAGATTTCAGCGATCAGGAATGCCTTAACCGATTGGGCCGCGAACGAGACATCAAGGTCCACGCGCTGGATGTAGAGCTGTTCGCGTGCGCAAATCAGTTCCTAGGTCGAGATATGTTGGACACTCCCGAACGTATTGACCGGCCCTCGACGCCGTTTCCGTTCGATTCGGCTTACGTCTTGCATTTTAATTACTTGATCGGGAAAAAGCAGAAAATCCAGGCTATGGCAAAATACAACGCTATCTATTACCAGGGCCTGCTGGAGGCAGCTGAGGAAAAGCTGTTTTCTTGGAACAACCTCTCCGATCGCGCTCATCGCCTGCGGCGTCGGTTATCGAGGCGCTTCGGCTTGGAGTGGCTGAAGAAGACCCTCCTGTATTCTTGGCCTGATACGCGATGAAATGACATTTGTTGCGCCCGCGGAGGAGAAGAGGAAGCCCGTCTTGCACCGGTCAGGCATGAAATTGGGAGGGGCGGCTGTTGATGGATTAGGGCAGGGGCGCACGTCTCCCAAGTTGCTGTGTTGCCAAATAGGCGCATGCTTCCAGGAACAGATTTTCGAATCAATTTCTTAGCTTTAACCATCGATGAAGTGAGGCTAGGTCCAGGCTGTCTCAAGGGTTATTTGGTGTCAGCGAGCGGCCCGTCCTTAGACCCTTTGGGGGCAGGCCGCTTTCTCCGAGCTCGCTCTGGCGGACCGTTGGCTCTCAGATGGTGCAACGCCAAGCTTGGTGTCGCCAAGGTTTGCTGACGCTGGCGGATCAAAATTGCCTGACGTTGCGGGATTAATGCGACGCCCAATTTGTTAATAAAGAC
Proteins encoded in this window:
- the csgH gene encoding curli-like amyloid fiber formation chaperone CsgH: MIWRWLMALGDAPAIQCNIDVENQKGSVSLRGRIVSARATSGDYRLEIQSRSRSSSSNISQAGQFKAEPQAPVFVGLANLSMEAGTRLVARLTVQTADARRCSSEREISDE
- a CDS encoding Imm74 family immunity protein; this encodes MARMKIKVEMTEGAIRVRHDSRTLTIHAEAPDAESGDETDFVVRLDEIDHWDAPDQDKEIDIVELQQILDAVEKELAKHGLTVDFD
- a CDS encoding DciA family protein, which codes for MGAPPRGKKPITRSLAEYVQRQIDPLAARQGFGEASLLIRWREIVGARVANLCSPERLQWPARGRKAAPGRPQEPATLVLRVEPGFGLEIQHMAPAILDRVNAHLGWRCVDRVALRQQALDIRASAPPARPAPPDPARRAAAEAATEGVTEPALRAALVKLGERALAGKRKDDRP
- a CDS encoding Spy/CpxP family protein refolding chaperone: MNKFTVASVALAISMAFCTISAQARGARSSNQDSADQGATCRMNEHVDGQLGFIQAELKISEAQVPQWNVFAGAFRADKEKQAQLCAAAQEQARSMATAPLPASMGIMADRLTARLDSVRAMQAAIAPLYAILTPEQKKKADEIMKGVSGM
- a CDS encoding putative nucleotide-diphospho-sugar transferase, coding for MDIVKTDSILPDTTLITVCTAGYLPFILNLHASLEQIGLGGELVVYTPDPSVQQMLSARGIRAEVFGRNSYNKWTNFGESGWCETMAYKYAVAAEILKTGKKVFFVDGDIVFLRNPGEHLKLILETTTAPLIMQFESPKGVYCAGFWLARPDPVVLELFRDIQSHLVEIKTDFSDQECLNRLGRERDIKVHALDVELFACANQFLGRDMLDTPERIDRPSTPFPFDSAYVLHFNYLIGKKQKIQAMAKYNAIYYQGLLEAAEEKLFSWNNLSDRAHRLRRRLSRRFGLEWLKKTLLYSWPDTR
- the glpK gene encoding glycerol kinase GlpK; translation: MARFIGAIDQGTTSTRFIVVDEAGEIRAVDQREHAQIYPRPGWVEHDAAEILQNARAAIAGALASARLTPGDLAAVGVTNQRETSLLWDRATGRPLHNALVWMDMRTQAAAERLAAKGAGGLLRAKTGLPPAAYFSGLKLAWLLDSLPGARGKAERGEALFGTMDSWLIWNMTGGRHVTDATNASRTQLMNLSTLDWDDELLTLFDIPRACLPEIRSSSELYGVCRDPLAGVPLAGALGDQHAALLGQACVRAGDAKNTYGTGCFLLMNTGETPRPSQSGLLTTLGYKLGAAPAVYALEGSIAIAGALIQWLRDNLGLIEKSADVEALARSVPDNGDVYFVPAFSGLYAPRWRGDARGIIAGLTRFSNKGHIARAALEAAAYQTREVMAAMSADSGVALSELKVDGGMAANDLLMQFQADILGAPVVRPHHLETTALGAAYAAGLAVGFFKGVDDIAAHWRAERRFEPGMGDVERARLVASWEKAVERSLGWSA
- a CDS encoding class I SAM-dependent methyltransferase, which gives rise to MGANETNFTPYGSRFATHIGDYIRLATQFPTIRAREFEALVNFADLRRPESVLEAPAEGRIIERLLPKTKVVRADMMEVKSADAGHIDLTNWTLANFENDRFDAVLSIVPIHHAGEEEKRAYVDGAFRVLRANGVLAFGEVQRNSKVHTFLDEFVNTYSKTGHVGAYVERDFLTTLDDVGFEQTSSELLNCDWIFDSYDAVFFYVTRLFDLEGLTHDVLIEILATQFGLKRDRDKIVMPWELLFFRGVKPSS
- the mutY gene encoding A/G-specific adenine glycosylase; protein product: MIEPFQTPRKRAAALLAWYDAHRRDLPWRAGPGERADPYAVWLSEIMLQQTTVATVRGYYEAFLARWPTVEALAAAPLEDVLAAWAGLGYYARARNLHACAGRVARELGGRFPQSEAALRGLPGVGPYTAGAIAAIAFDAPSAAIDGNVERVMARLHAIAAPLRQAKPLVREKVEEMLPAARAGDFAQALMDLGATVCTPRAPNCGACPLAADCVAYRCGVAEAYPIKGKKAEKPKRRGAIFVLQRGDFALLARRPPKGLLGGMSAFPATPFDRDVPPDDWLGFAPCPAAWRALPESVAHVFTHFALSATVFVARTTSPRPLGSAGRWAALSDLDKEGLPTLMRKAAAAAGLL
- a CDS encoding ATP-grasp fold amidoligase family protein codes for the protein MNAGIRVFLKAFLPAPLLKTGQVGQDFIRKRYAKITSQRLVRRLERQPGSIFKKPPRAGYSRGINFYARRDLIDAIAKAIYDYKLYHGVYPKLMTPQRLNEKITWAKFFSELRVPESGDKLSTEKFIPPELEGAISCPTVVWRSAFFQLPNNGEVAAGDYYLKANHGSGFVKRLSYPLSDQDRSAAEECTKKWLESAYGLQHGEWWYSCFKKEIFLEESVCDEENSVAVMFHVFHGTVHMITACKKSRSGTVEKSLWLDSDFVPLPQCSEAPRLDISFAFETKRTLKHLASCIGSQFRYVRVDFLLDHAERPFLGELTFAPNNGLMCWPEQLDFWLGGKWILDDAVGSTHLGSKREISS